Genomic DNA from Acidobacteriota bacterium:
TGGCTGCTCGGCATGGTATCGAGCTACACGCTCGGCGGCTGGCTGCATATCCTGCTCGTGCTGGCGGTCATCGTGCTGATCTTCAACCTGCTCAGTGGACGCAGGCCGGTGGTGTAGCCGCAGTCGGGACTGCGGCACGGACAAGCCCGGCGTATGCCGGGCCTTCCTGTTGCTCGTCAGGTGGCGGGTTGGAAGGCCTGGATGTTGTCGCGCAGGTATTGGTCGAAGGTGTGCGGCTTGCGTCCGAGGACGCGCTGCACATCGCCGGTGATCTCGCTGCCGGCGCCGGCGCCGTAGGCGCGATCGAGATCGAGCAGCGCTTCGACGTAGAACTCCGGTATGCCCTGCGCCAGCATCGCTGGGCGCATCGCTTCCGGCGGCACCAGCACGAACTCGATCGTCCTTCCGGTGGTGGCCGACAAGCGAGCGGCGACCTCGGTGTTGGTGAGCGCCTCGGGTCCGGTGAGCTCGTAGGCCTTGCTTTCGTGTCCCGCGGAGGTCAGCGCGCGGACAGCGACGCCGGCGATGTCGCGCACGTCCACGTGGCTCGTCTTGCGATCACCCGGCTGATAGAAGCGGCCCTCCGCACGGATGGTCGCGCCCTGGTAGGTCGCGAAATTCTGCATGAAGCCGGTGGGACGGAGGAAGGTGTAAGGCACGAGCGACTTCTCGATGGCTTTCTCGACGGCGCGATGCCAGCGTCCGAAGATGAAGTCCTCGCGGTCGGCGTGGATCACGGAAAGTTTCACGATGTGGCGCACGCCCGCTTCCCTGGCGGTCTCGACCACGTTGGTCTCGAGCTGCACCTGGTTGGGCGCGCTCGCGCCCAGCAAAAAGATCTTGTCCACACCGCGCAGCGCGGCAGCGATGGAACTGCGAGCGGCAAAATCGAGGGTGACCGCATCGATCCCTTCGGCCTTCGCTTCGTCGGTCTTGGCTTTGCTGTGGAATCCGGCGAGGGTCTTGGTTCCTGCCGCGCGCAATTGCTTGAGGACTTCGCTGCCGACGGTGCCGCCGGCGCCCGTGACCAGGATCATGGGGCTTCTCCGCTTCTCGTCTCCCCTACATTGTGCGCTCTGGAGAGAGGGTTTAACGGCCGATGCAAAAAAGAAACGCCCGCCGTAGCGGGCGTCCGGTAGCGCTGCCGGAACGCTAGACCGCCACGGGCTGCGGCTTCTCGCTGCTTGCTGCCGGCGCGTCGATGTTCGCCTCGCGCAAGAACTTCGCGGCTTCTTCAGGCGGCGTGGGGTTGATGTAGAACCCGGTGCCCCACTCAAAGCCCGCCATCTTCGTCAACTTCGGCATGACCTCGATGTGCCAGTGGTAGTAGTCGTTGTTCGGATCCTGTACCGGAGAAGTGTGCAGCACGAGGTTGTAAGCCGGGCTATCGAGGACGCGGTCCTGGCGGACGAGCAGGTTCTTGAGCGCCTTGGCCAGGTTCTCGTAGAGATGAGAAGTCGCGTTCTCGAACGCCGACTCGTGCCGCTTGGGCATGATCCAGGTCTCGAAGGGGAAGCGCGGTGCGTACGGCGCGAGCGTGACGAAGTCGTCATTCTCGCCGACGATGCGCACGCCCGACTCGGTCTCCTGCCGAATGATGTCGCAAAAGATGCAGCGCTCCTTGAAGGTGTAGTACTGCTTCGCGCCCTCGAGCTCTTCCACTACCTGGCGCGGCAAGATGGGCAGCGCGATGAGCTGGCAGTGAGTGTGTTCGAGCGAAGCGCCGGCGGCCTCGCCATGATTCTTGAAGATCAGGATGTACTTGAAGCGCTTGTCTTGCTTGAGGTCGAGGATGCGATCGCGCCACGCCCAGAGCACGTCTTCGATGCGCTTCTCGGGGAGCATGGCGAGGGTGGAGTTGTGGTCGGGTGTCTCGACGATGACCTCGTGCGCGCCCACGCCGTTCATCCGGTCGAACATGCCTTCGGCCTGGCGGTTGAGGCCGCCCTCGATCATGAGCGCGGGAAACTTGTTGGGGACGACGCGCAGGTTCCATCCGGCTGAGTCGCGCACCGGTTCCGGGCCGCCACTCTGCTTGGGGCGATAGGCCATGATCTCAGGCGGCGTCTTCGACTCGTTGCCATAGCAGAAGGGGCAGAAGCCGCCCTTCATCTTGTTTTGTTCGCGGGCGAAGTCGGTAGGCCGCTTGGCGCGATCGGTGGAGATGATGACCCAACGGCCGATGACGGGATCTTTTCTCAGTTCAGGCAATTCGTTTCCTCTCGGGGATGGCGGGCAGGCTCAAAGTGAAAATGTATTTTACGACAAACTGAAGGCGTTCTTGAATAGGGTGATGGCCGGAGAAACGCTCCCCGCCTCGTAGTAGACGCTGACGATATCGAAGCGGACGTTGGGCCGGCCTTCGACGCGGCGCAGATACTCGCGCGCGACACTGCGCAAATCGTTGCGCTTCTCCTCGTCCACCGCGGCCTCGGCGGGCTTTACGTCATGCGAGGTGCGGGTCTTGACCTCGACGAAGCAGAGGCAGCCACCCTCCCAGCCGATGAGGTCGATCTCGCTGCGGCGGCGAGGCGAGCGCCAGTTGCGCGCGACCATCACGTAGCCGCGTTGCCGCAGGTAGAAATAGGCCTCTTCTTCACCTTTGCCGCCGGTGACGAGGTGCGACGCGCGTTCTCTGGTGCGCGGCAGCAGGCGAGAAGCGGCGCGATCGAGCAGATGCAGCACGCGCTGGGTGATGCGTCCCGACATAGGAAACCTATTTAGCCACCGATCACACGGATCGACGCGGATTTCTAGTCTTCATCTCCGATCCGCGCTCCTCCGTGAAATCCGTGGCCAAGGGTTTGCTTATTTCTTTTCCACGATCGCGATGCATTCCTCGAGGATGTCGAGGCCGGCGTCGGCTTGTTCTTTCGTCAGGACCAGCGGCGGCGCGATGCGCATGGTGTTCTCGCCGGCGCCGAGGAAGAGCGCGCCACGCTCGAAGCAGAGGTCCACGACCTTCTCGCGCTCGTCGTGCGCGCGTTCCTTGGTCTTCTGGTCCTTCACCAGCTCCACGCCGATCATGAGGCCGTAGCCGCGGACGTCGCCAACCATGCGATGTTTCTCCGGCCAGGTGCGTAGGCGGCGCAAGACGTGCTCGCCCACGACCTCAGCGTTCTTCATCGCCGACCTCTCCAGGATGTCGACGGTGGCGAGCGCCGCCGCGATGCACACCGGATTACCACCGAAGGTAGAAGCGTGCGAGCCGGGCACCCAGTCCATGATCTCGGCCTTGGAGATGGTGACGCCGAGCGGCATGCCGCTGGCGATCCCCTTGGCGACGGTGATGATGTCGGGAGCGACGCCGGCATGTTGCACCGCCCACCATTTGCCGGTACGGCCACAACCCGACTGCACCTCGTCGCAGACGAGCAGGATGCCGTGGCGATTGCAGATGGCGCGGAGTTCCTGCATGAACTCCGGCGGCGCGGGGAGGTATCCGCCTTCACCCTGGAAAGGCTCGACGACGATGGCCGCGACCTCTTCCGGTGGCAGCGTCCGCTTCAGGAGCGTCTCCTCGATGAAGCGGGCGCAGTCGATGGCGTATTGCTTCGCGTCTGTCCCGGCAGGGCGGTGATAGACGTCCGGGAACGGCACGTGCGTCACTCCCGGCATGAGCGGGAAGAAGCGCCGGCGCTGCTGCACCTTCGACGAGGTGAGCGCCAGCGAGCCCATAGTGCGACCATGGAACGCGCCGTAGAAGGCAATGATGTTCTGTCGCTTGGTGTGGTAGCGCGCCAACTTGATCGCCGCTTCCATCGCCTCCGTGCCGGAGTTGCCGTAGTAGATCTTGTGCGGCCCGGGCATGGGCGCGATGGCGGAGAGGCGGTTCGCCAGCTGCGGCATGTTCTCGTAATAGAAGTCGGTGCCAGACATGTGGATGAGCTCGCCCGCCTGCTTCTGGATGGCCGCGACCACCTCGGGATGGCAGTGCCCGGTCGAGACCACAGCGATGCCGGCGGTGAAATCGAGGAACTCGTTGCCATCCACGTCTTCGATCATGCAGCCGCGGCCGCGCTTGGCGACCAGCGGATACGAGCGCGTGTAGGAGGGCGACATGTACCTGTCGTCCGCTTCGATGATGCGCTTGGCGTTGGGGCCGGGAAGCTTCGTCTTGAGCTTCGGACCGGCGGGATTGGTAACGGTGCTTGCCATGTGTTTTCTCTTTTCTCAGGAAATTTAGGCGCCGAAACATCGGGCGCAAGAAACGGATGGTCTCTGTCCCATGGGTC
This window encodes:
- a CDS encoding lmo0937 family membrane protein, whose translation is MLWTITIILFVMWLLGMVSSYTLGGWLHILLVLAVIVLIFNLLSGRRPVV
- a CDS encoding SDR family oxidoreductase — encoded protein: MILVTGAGGTVGSEVLKQLRAAGTKTLAGFHSKAKTDEAKAEGIDAVTLDFAARSSIAAALRGVDKIFLLGASAPNQVQLETNVVETAREAGVRHIVKLSVIHADREDFIFGRWHRAVEKAIEKSLVPYTFLRPTGFMQNFATYQGATIRAEGRFYQPGDRKTSHVDVRDIAGVAVRALTSAGHESKAYELTGPEALTNTEVAARLSATTGRTIEFVLVPPEAMRPAMLAQGIPEFYVEALLDLDRAYGAGAGSEITGDVQRVLGRKPHTFDQYLRDNIQAFQPAT
- the galT gene encoding galactose-1-phosphate uridylyltransferase — its product is MPELRKDPVIGRWVIISTDRAKRPTDFAREQNKMKGGFCPFCYGNESKTPPEIMAYRPKQSGGPEPVRDSAGWNLRVVPNKFPALMIEGGLNRQAEGMFDRMNGVGAHEVIVETPDHNSTLAMLPEKRIEDVLWAWRDRILDLKQDKRFKYILIFKNHGEAAGASLEHTHCQLIALPILPRQVVEELEGAKQYYTFKERCIFCDIIRQETESGVRIVGENDDFVTLAPYAPRFPFETWIMPKRHESAFENATSHLYENLAKALKNLLVRQDRVLDSPAYNLVLHTSPVQDPNNDYYHWHIEVMPKLTKMAGFEWGTGFYINPTPPEEAAKFLREANIDAPAASSEKPQPVAV
- a CDS encoding YraN family protein yields the protein MSGRITQRVLHLLDRAASRLLPRTRERASHLVTGGKGEEEAYFYLRQRGYVMVARNWRSPRRRSEIDLIGWEGGCLCFVEVKTRTSHDVKPAEAAVDEEKRNDLRSVAREYLRRVEGRPNVRFDIVSVYYEAGSVSPAITLFKNAFSLS
- a CDS encoding acetyl ornithine aminotransferase family protein, translating into MASTVTNPAGPKLKTKLPGPNAKRIIEADDRYMSPSYTRSYPLVAKRGRGCMIEDVDGNEFLDFTAGIAVVSTGHCHPEVVAAIQKQAGELIHMSGTDFYYENMPQLANRLSAIAPMPGPHKIYYGNSGTEAMEAAIKLARYHTKRQNIIAFYGAFHGRTMGSLALTSSKVQQRRRFFPLMPGVTHVPFPDVYHRPAGTDAKQYAIDCARFIEETLLKRTLPPEEVAAIVVEPFQGEGGYLPAPPEFMQELRAICNRHGILLVCDEVQSGCGRTGKWWAVQHAGVAPDIITVAKGIASGMPLGVTISKAEIMDWVPGSHASTFGGNPVCIAAALATVDILERSAMKNAEVVGEHVLRRLRTWPEKHRMVGDVRGYGLMIGVELVKDQKTKERAHDEREKVVDLCFERGALFLGAGENTMRIAPPLVLTKEQADAGLDILEECIAIVEKK